The following coding sequences lie in one Lolium perenne isolate Kyuss_39 chromosome 2, Kyuss_2.0, whole genome shotgun sequence genomic window:
- the LOC127335750 gene encoding protein YABBY 5, translating into MMSPAESETSCFFLPDHHGEEQQQQPFTEQEQLCYVHCNFCDTILVVGVPCSSLYTTVAVRCGHCANLLSVNLRNLLLPPAPNQLPFGHPPLLSPTSPASPHSLLDEMSSFQAPSSLLTDQPSPNVSSITSSSNNCAVNTQAMSSMMPPPKKPAQREPQQRRSVSSSAAKNPEKRQRVPSAYNRFIKDEIQRIKANNPDITHREAFSAAAKNWAHFPHIHFGLMPDQGLRKTGIQIQDGPGGDCMFFKDGLYAAAAAAAASSMGVTPF; encoded by the exons ATGATGTCGCCCGCCGAGTCCGAGACCAGCTGCTTCTTCCTCCCGGACCACCACggggaggagcagcagcagcagcccttCACCGAGCAGGAGCAGCTCTGCTACGTTCACTGCAACTTCTGCGACACCATCCTCGTG GTCGGCGTGCCGTGCAGCAGCCTCTACACCACCGTCGCCGTCCGGTGCGGCCACTGCGCCAACCTGCTGTCCGTCAACCTCCGGAACCTCCTGCTCCCGCCTGCCCCCAACCAGCTCCCCTTCGGCCACCCGCCGCTCCTCTCCCCGACCTCGCCGGCATCACCTCACAGCCTCCTC GACGAGATGTCGTCGTTCCAAGCGCCCTCCAGCCTGCTCACCGACCAGCCCAGCCCCAACGTCAGCAGCATcaccagcagcagcaacaactgCGCCGTCAACACGCAGGCCATGTCCTCCATGATGCCGCCGCCCAAGAAGCCCGCGCAGAGGGAGCCGCAGCAGCGGAGGAGCGTCTCATCATCGGCGGCCAAGA ATCCAGAGAAGCGTCAGAGAGTTCCATCCGCGTACAACAGATTCATCAA AGACGAGATACAGCGTATCAAGGCCAACAATCCAGACATCACCCACAGGGAAGCTTTCAGCGCAGCTGCCAAGAAT TGGGCTCATTTCCCGCACATCCACTTCGGTCTGATGCCCGACCAGGGCCTGAGGAAGACCGGCATCCAAATCCAG GACGGACCTGGCGGGGACTGCATGTTCTTCAAGGACGGTCTCTACGCAGCGGCCGCCGCCGCAGCGGCATCTAGCATGGGCGTCACTCCCTTTTAA